From one Streptomyces sp. ICC1 genomic stretch:
- a CDS encoding DUF6126 family protein, with translation MDGKPEESAAAKHERWLAKGVALRAFFYIAGTHLFAGFVWLLFFLGQHAQK, from the coding sequence ATCGACGGCAAACCCGAGGAGAGCGCGGCGGCGAAGCACGAGAGGTGGCTGGCGAAGGGTGTCGCCCTGCGTGCCTTCTTCTATATCGCCGGCACGCACCTGTTCGCCGGGTTCGTGTGGCTGCTGTTCTTCCTGGGCCAGCACGCACAGAAGTAG
- a CDS encoding metalloregulator ArsR/SmtB family transcription factor — protein MSAPLYQLKAEFFKTLGHPVRIRVLELLSVREHAVAELLPEVGVEAASLSQQLAVLRKANLVITRREGANVYYRLTSDEVVELLRVARSILSGVLQGQAELLADLRANSPR, from the coding sequence GTGAGCGCACCGCTGTACCAGCTCAAGGCGGAGTTCTTCAAAACACTGGGCCACCCGGTCCGCATCCGCGTTCTGGAGCTGCTCAGTGTGCGTGAGCACGCGGTCGCCGAGCTGCTGCCCGAGGTCGGCGTCGAAGCCGCGAGCCTGTCCCAACAGCTCGCGGTCCTACGCAAGGCCAACCTGGTGATCACCCGCCGCGAAGGCGCGAACGTGTACTACCGGCTCACCAGCGACGAGGTCGTAGAGCTGCTGCGAGTTGCTCGCAGCATCCTCTCCGGTGTCCTTCAAGGTCAGGCCGAACTGCTCGCCGACCTTCGCGCCAACAGCCCCCGATAG
- a CDS encoding anti-sigma factor antagonist translates to MTIEWRYTTHPGLGVLSLAGHLGSDAIARFTGAIGWVLARGTGPVVLDLSGLLGWSVGGQLAVAQAARRLAEEGRPLELASIPADGSLVPDGSCPPIPVHCDLPSALAAHHAVGDEQRQWSSDQWPAEGACSTGTAFVTKG, encoded by the coding sequence ATGACGATCGAGTGGCGCTACACCACCCACCCCGGCCTGGGGGTCCTGTCCCTGGCCGGACACCTCGGCTCGGATGCGATCGCGCGCTTCACCGGCGCGATCGGGTGGGTCCTGGCCCGCGGCACCGGACCGGTCGTCCTCGACCTGAGCGGACTGCTCGGCTGGTCGGTGGGCGGACAACTCGCCGTCGCCCAGGCGGCCCGCCGGCTCGCCGAGGAGGGGCGGCCCCTGGAACTCGCCTCGATCCCCGCGGACGGCTCCCTCGTCCCCGACGGCTCCTGCCCGCCGATCCCCGTCCACTGCGACCTGCCCTCCGCGCTGGCCGCCCACCACGCGGTGGGCGACGAGCAGCGCCAATGGAGCAGCGACCAGTGGCCGGCCGAGGGGGCCTGCTCCACGGGGACCGCGTTCGTCACGAAGGGCTGA
- a CDS encoding ATP-binding protein, giving the protein MPYRHVLNVPATGSAVRIARETAELVLVECGAGLRHPSVGPGLLILAELVTNSVRHAAVLSPTITVTFAHGAGAFAFAVHDRHPYQPALFGALATAPGSGLATVVEMTMELGGTAVLRPDADGRGKSIWITLPL; this is encoded by the coding sequence ATGCCCTACCGGCACGTGCTGAACGTGCCCGCCACGGGCTCGGCCGTACGTATCGCCCGGGAGACGGCCGAACTGGTGCTGGTCGAGTGCGGTGCGGGCCTGCGGCATCCGAGCGTCGGGCCGGGGCTGCTGATCCTGGCCGAGCTGGTCACCAACAGCGTCCGCCACGCCGCCGTACTGTCGCCGACGATCACCGTGACCTTCGCACACGGGGCGGGTGCGTTCGCGTTCGCCGTCCACGACCGTCACCCGTATCAGCCGGCCCTCTTCGGGGCGCTGGCCACGGCTCCGGGCAGCGGGCTGGCCACCGTCGTCGAGATGACGATGGAGCTTGGCGGGACCGCAGTGCTCCGGCCGGATGCGGACGGGCGCGGCAAGAGCATCTGGATCACCCTTCCCCTGTGA
- a CDS encoding pyridoxamine 5'-phosphate oxidase family protein has translation MTVPGERLMIDVSGTEALWLLEGSAQGRLVYVQREHALVRPATHVLEYGRLIVRTPVQAAAIPGRAVLTYHADEIRTPTGTGWTVTAHGPADIITDPDEAAHYRRTLSGWAHGPHDTLLRIHPQQVSGFRLARPVQGAGR, from the coding sequence ATGACCGTCCCCGGCGAACGCCTCATGATCGATGTCTCCGGCACCGAGGCCCTGTGGCTCCTCGAAGGCTCTGCCCAAGGACGCCTGGTCTACGTCCAGCGCGAGCACGCTCTCGTCCGCCCGGCCACCCACGTCCTGGAGTACGGGCGCCTGATCGTCCGCACGCCCGTGCAGGCCGCGGCGATCCCCGGCAGGGCGGTGCTGACCTATCACGCGGACGAGATCCGCACCCCGACCGGCACCGGATGGACGGTGACGGCCCACGGCCCCGCCGACATCATCACGGACCCGGACGAGGCCGCGCACTACCGGCGGACGCTGTCCGGCTGGGCCCACGGCCCGCACGACACGCTGCTGCGCATCCACCCGCAGCAGGTGTCGGGGTTCCGTCTCGCCCGCCCCGTTCAGGGGGCCGGGCGGTGA
- a CDS encoding SulP family inorganic anion transporter: MPTRGDFAVMRRNPRGNLLAGLTVAIVALPLALGFGVSSGLGAEAGLATAVVAGALAALFGGSNLQVSGPTGAMTVVLVPIVAQYGPGGVLTVGLMAGVLLIALALMKAGQYMRYVPAPVVEGFTLGIACVIGLQQIPSALGVPKPDGEKVLAVAWRAVVEFAHAPNWTAIALSLGVATVMMLGARWRPTVPFSIVAVIAATVIAQVFRLDAAAPIGKLPSGLPAPSLAFLDPSTLGSLLAPAIAVAALAALESLLSATVADGMTVGQKHDPDKELFGQGIANLAAPLFGGVPATAAIARTAVNVRTGASSRLAALTHAAVLAVIVFAAAPLVSKIPLAALAGVLLATAIRMVEVGSLRAMVKATRSDAVVLVLTAAATLVLDLVYAVIIGLVVAGALALKAVANQARMDQVDFRPDLPGEHSDEEHALLAEHIVAYRIDGPVFFAGAHRFLLELSEVSDVKVVILRMSRVTTMDATGALVLKDAVQKLTRRGIAVMTSGIRPGQRQALEAVGALDLLRHAGREYATTPEAIAGARKHLEQAGLLPLKHHPHRIRKAAR, encoded by the coding sequence ATGCCGACCCGGGGCGACTTCGCGGTGATGCGCCGAAACCCCCGCGGGAATCTCCTGGCCGGTCTCACCGTCGCGATCGTCGCTCTGCCGCTCGCGCTCGGCTTCGGGGTCTCCTCCGGGCTCGGCGCCGAGGCCGGGCTTGCCACCGCCGTGGTCGCGGGCGCGCTCGCCGCACTGTTCGGCGGGTCCAACCTTCAGGTGTCGGGGCCCACGGGTGCGATGACGGTGGTTCTGGTGCCGATCGTCGCCCAGTACGGGCCCGGCGGGGTGCTGACCGTCGGGCTGATGGCCGGTGTCCTCCTGATCGCCTTGGCGCTGATGAAGGCCGGGCAGTACATGCGCTACGTGCCGGCGCCGGTCGTCGAGGGCTTCACCCTCGGAATCGCCTGCGTGATCGGACTTCAGCAGATACCGAGCGCGCTCGGGGTGCCCAAGCCGGACGGCGAGAAGGTCCTCGCCGTCGCCTGGCGGGCCGTCGTCGAGTTCGCGCACGCCCCGAACTGGACGGCCATCGCGCTCTCACTCGGCGTCGCGACCGTGATGATGCTCGGCGCCCGCTGGCGGCCCACCGTCCCGTTCTCCATCGTGGCGGTCATCGCCGCGACCGTGATCGCGCAGGTCTTCCGTCTGGACGCGGCGGCCCCCATCGGCAAGCTGCCGTCCGGGCTGCCCGCGCCCTCCCTGGCCTTCCTCGACCCGTCCACGCTGGGGTCGCTTCTCGCACCCGCGATCGCGGTGGCCGCGCTGGCCGCGCTGGAGTCGCTGCTGTCGGCGACGGTCGCGGACGGGATGACGGTGGGGCAGAAGCACGACCCGGACAAGGAGCTGTTCGGGCAGGGCATCGCGAACCTTGCCGCCCCGCTGTTCGGCGGCGTACCGGCCACCGCGGCGATAGCCCGTACGGCGGTCAACGTCCGCACCGGCGCCTCCTCCCGGCTCGCCGCCCTGACGCATGCCGCCGTGCTCGCGGTGATCGTGTTCGCTGCCGCACCCCTGGTCTCCAAGATCCCGCTCGCCGCCCTGGCGGGGGTGCTGCTGGCGACCGCGATCCGGATGGTCGAGGTCGGCTCGCTCCGGGCGATGGTGAAGGCGACCCGCTCGGACGCCGTCGTGCTGGTACTGACGGCGGCCGCCACCTTGGTCCTCGATCTCGTCTACGCGGTGATCATCGGCCTCGTCGTGGCCGGGGCACTCGCCCTGAAGGCGGTCGCGAACCAGGCGCGGATGGACCAGGTGGATTTCCGCCCGGACCTGCCCGGCGAACACAGCGACGAGGAGCACGCGCTGCTGGCCGAGCACATCGTCGCCTACCGCATCGACGGGCCCGTCTTCTTCGCCGGCGCGCACCGCTTCCTGCTGGAGCTGTCGGAGGTCTCCGACGTGAAGGTGGTGATCCTGCGCATGTCCCGCGTCACCACGATGGACGCCACCGGCGCACTCGTGCTGAAGGACGCGGTCCAGAAGCTGACCCGGCGTGGCATCGCCGTCATGACGTCCGGCATCCGGCCCGGTCAGCGCCAGGCACTCGAGGCCGTCGGTGCACTCGACCTGCTGCGGCACGCGGGCCGGGAGTACGCCACCACGCCCGAGGCGATCGCCGGAGCCCGCAAACATCTGGAACAGGCAGGGCTGCTGCCTCTCAAGCACCATCCGCACCGTATCCGGAAGGCCGCACGATGA
- a CDS encoding metalloregulator ArsR/SmtB family transcription factor — MPVPLYQAKADFFRMLGHPVRIRVLELLQDGPMPVRDILASIEVEPSALSQQLAVLRRSGIVTSVRDGSTVVYELAGGDVAQLMRAARRILTEVLTGQSELLEELRESEVPAQ; from the coding sequence ATGCCTGTTCCCCTGTATCAGGCCAAGGCCGACTTCTTCCGCATGCTCGGGCACCCCGTACGGATAAGGGTCCTGGAGCTGTTGCAGGACGGGCCGATGCCGGTACGGGACATCCTGGCCTCGATCGAGGTCGAGCCCTCGGCGTTGTCCCAGCAACTCGCGGTGCTGCGCCGCTCGGGAATCGTGACCTCGGTCCGTGACGGCTCGACGGTGGTCTACGAGCTCGCGGGCGGGGACGTCGCGCAGCTGATGCGGGCGGCCCGGCGGATTCTGACCGAGGTGCTGACCGGACAGAGTGAGCTCCTGGAGGAGCTGCGCGAGTCCGAGGTCCCCGCACAGTGA